Proteins from a single region of Streptococcus mitis:
- the yfmH gene encoding EF-P 5-aminopentanol modification-associated protein YfmH, with the protein MTKVVFEEKYYPAVKEMVYRTRLANGLTVALLPKKEFKEVYGSVTVQFGSIDTLVTDVDGNVKEYPGGIAHFLEHKLFEREDASDLMSAFTSLGADSNAFTSFTKTSYLFSATDHFLENLDLLDELVTSAHFTEGSILREQDIIQQEREMYQDDPDSCLFFSTLANLYPGTPLATDIVGSEESISQINLTNLQENFTRFYKPVNMSLFLVGNFDVDQVQDYFERKELEDLDVQEVAREKFVLKDVKQTDSIRMEVSSPKLAIGIRGKQDVAETDCYRNHILLKLLFAMMFGWTSDRFQKLYESGKIDASLSLEVEVTSRFHFVMLTMDTKEPVALSHQFKKSIRNFTKDLDITEDHLDIIKREMFGEFFSSMNSLEFIATQYDAFGQGETIFDLPKILQEITLEDVLDAGHHLIDDGDIVDFTIFPS; encoded by the coding sequence ATGACAAAGGTTGTTTTTGAAGAAAAATACTATCCAGCTGTAAAAGAAATGGTTTATCGAACTCGTTTGGCAAACGGATTGACAGTTGCTCTTTTGCCTAAAAAGGAATTTAAAGAGGTTTACGGGAGTGTAACTGTCCAGTTTGGTTCGATAGATACGCTTGTCACAGACGTTGACGGAAATGTAAAAGAATATCCTGGAGGAATTGCTCATTTTCTTGAACATAAATTATTTGAGAGAGAAGATGCTAGCGATTTGATGTCAGCTTTTACGAGTCTAGGTGCAGATAGTAATGCCTTTACAAGCTTTACAAAAACAAGCTATCTTTTTTCAGCAACGGATCATTTTTTAGAAAATTTAGACTTACTTGATGAATTGGTAACATCAGCACACTTTACTGAAGGTTCCATTTTAAGAGAGCAGGATATTATCCAGCAAGAACGAGAAATGTATCAAGATGATCCAGATTCGTGTTTATTCTTTTCAACTTTAGCGAATTTGTATCCAGGCACACCTTTAGCAACTGATATAGTTGGCAGTGAGGAGTCCATTTCCCAAATAAATCTAACTAATTTGCAAGAAAATTTTACAAGATTTTACAAACCTGTAAACATGTCTCTGTTTTTAGTTGGCAATTTTGATGTGGATCAAGTACAGGACTATTTTGAAAGAAAAGAACTGGAAGATTTAGATGTTCAGGAAGTAGCAAGAGAAAAGTTTGTTTTAAAAGATGTAAAGCAAACAGACAGTATAAGAATGGAAGTCTCTTCTCCCAAACTAGCGATTGGTATTAGAGGTAAACAAGATGTTGCTGAGACTGATTGCTATCGAAATCATATTTTATTAAAATTATTGTTTGCAATGATGTTTGGTTGGACTTCGGATCGTTTTCAGAAATTATATGAATCAGGTAAAATTGATGCGTCCTTATCTCTGGAAGTTGAAGTAACAAGTCGCTTTCATTTTGTTATGTTGACAATGGATACAAAAGAGCCAGTTGCTTTATCTCATCAGTTTAAAAAGTCTATTCGTAATTTCACAAAGGATTTAGATATTACAGAGGATCATTTAGACATTATCAAAAGAGAGATGTTTGGAGAATTTTTCAGTAGCATGAACTCTCTTGAATTTATTGCAACGCAATATGATGCTTTTGGACAAGGTGAGACAATCTTTGATTTGCCGAAAATTTTACAGGAAATTACTTTAGAGGATGTCCTTGATGCTGGACACCATTTAATAGATGATGGTGATATAGTTGATTTTACAATATTCCCATCGTAG